The segment AGCTTCTGCTTGCCGGTAAAGAATGGATGGCACTTGGAGCAAATCTCGACGTGGATTTCGGGCTTGGTAGAACCGGTCTCGAAGGTCTCCCCGCATGCACACCTCACGATCGCTTTACCATAATTGGGGTGTATGCCCTTTTTCATTTATATCACCTCACAGAAAATTGTTTTCACATTCAAACCTAAACCTAACCTTTGTTATTATAGCATACGCGGCTTATTAACACAAGGTCCTGTAGAAAATATTTGAAACACGCTCATGCGTACTCCCTGTCCACTGTTATCACAGGATTGTAACCCGGATACACCTTTTTTATCTCCGATATTATTTTATGTTTTACCCTGTTCTTCGTGCTCCTTTACATCGCTCGATACAACCACGTCGAAATAGACAAATGCTGTCGCATTTTTTCCTTTAACTTACCACAGAAATTTCATAACCGCACTTTGGGCATTTGGCATCGCGAATCTTCACCTGTACCATGTAGCCATACCGCCTTATTACGGCCTCCCCGCACCGGGGGCAGTAAGTGTTGCTGCCTACCTCATCGGCGATGTTACCGGTGTAAACGTAGTCCAGGTACTTCGAGGCTTTCTCCCTGGCCCTCTTCAGGGTGATGACGGGAGTGGGAGGCAGGTTCATCTTGTAATTGGGAAAATACCGCGTGAGGTGAAGCGGAATATCCCGGCGGATTGAAGAAAGCCAGCAAGCCAGGGCTTCTATTTCTTCATCTCGATCGTTGAGCCCGGGGATCAGCAGGGTGGTTATCTCTACGTGACAGGTCTCCTGAGCCCGCTCTACGGTCCGCTTGACCGCAGAAAGGCTCCCCGACGTCAGGTCCCTGTAGAAATCTTCGGTGTAAGCCTTGACGTCTATGTTCATGGCATCTACATAGGGAAGCAGTTGCTCCAACGGCTCCATCTCTATGAACCCGTTGGTGACGAGAACGTTTTTAAGCCCCTCCTTTTTTGCTAGCCGGACACACTCTAATACGTACTCGTACCATATCGACGGTTCGTTGTACGTGTAGGCTATTCCGATGTTTCCTGGCTGGCTTTTTGCTATTTTTATAAGCCGTTCGGCCGGGACGTACTCGGTAGGAACTTCGGTCACTTGCGCTATCTGCCAGTTTTGGCAGAATTTGCAGCGGAAGTTGCATCCGAAGCTGCCCACCGAAAAGATTAAGCTGCCGGGGTAAAAGTGATAGAGGGGCTTTTTTTCTATCGGGTCCATGCCCAAAGAAGATATCCTGCCGTAATTTGTGGAGTAAAGCACGCCCTTTATATTTTTTCGAACCCTACATGCGCCAGACCTTCCGGGCGAGATTACGCAATGGTGGGGGCAAAGAAGACATCGGGTGAGTTCGCCTTCCTCTTTCTCGTAAAACATTGCTTCTTTAATCGGCATTTTGCCCTCATCTTGCAAGGATCGACACCTCTTTTCGCCTCAATGGTGCCTCTTTACTTCAAACCTGAAAATTTCATAATCCTCGTCGGGCCTTATCCCTGCTTTTCTCAAGGCGATTTCCAGCTGCTTTTCCACGGTATCCACTCCTTCTAGATCCGGCAGCAAGAGCCCAGTCCTCGCTCCTTTCTTTACTATAACGCCGTACTTTTTTGGGTCCAGCTTATCCGGCGAATCCACGGGTTCCGGCGTCGTGAGGACGTCTACCGAATAGACGAGTTCGGGAAGTTCTTCGGGTTCAACCGGTGAAAATCTCGGGTCTTCGCATCCAGCGCTTATAGCGTTTCTTATTATTTCTTCTGCAATGTTTTTCCTAGTCGGCAAAAAAGTTCCTATGCACCCGCGAAGCTGGCCGCGCTTTTTTATCGAGACGAAAACTCCCGCCCTTTGCTTCAGCATTTCTTCCGAAAGGTCATCGGGCACTTTTATTACCTTTCCCGTCCTGACGTAAGTCTCCAGGCTTTGGCGCGCCAGTTTCACGTAAGGGTCTTCGTTTTCCCTCCTTTTCTTAATATCTTCGGCCCTCCTTTTTAACAGCCTTTCCAGCCAGCTTTCGGTTTTCCCTTCCGGATAGAACGCGGCCACGCAGTACCCCACTCCGAAAGGCCCTTCGTAAGAAAGGACTTCGGCTTTTACCTCACGGCCGTCCAGTGTCCCGAGCATTATCCAGATAGACCGGAGGCCGCATTCGCCCGCCCTTTCTATGAGGTCCTGGTCCATGTCATATAAGGCATCCAGGTCGAAGCGCTCCAGAATAGAAATCAGTTTCTCGTCAAAAACCTTGCCCTCGGGATCAAACCCCGCCGGTGCTCCGGGAAGGAGCCGGTGGGATAAATCGCCGCTCGCTACCACCACCACTTTTTTATCCAGAGATTCAGCCGCTTCCCCGATGGCCTTCCCGAAAGTATAAAGGTCCTCGTAGGGAAGCATCCCGAAGGACATGGGCACCAGCTTGATGTCCGCAGTGTGGCGGGTTATGAAATAAAGGGGCACCATTACTCCGTGGTCCAGCTTCTTTTTTAAACCATATCTGGAATAATTTATTATACTCGATTTTACTGTGGGAATTTTCTTCTCATTTGCCTTTTTTAACACCTCGGCCTTTAATTGCTCATCCGGCACAAATTCAAGAGTCAATTCAGGCACTCCAAATTCTGCAAAATCTCCTTTCAAAGGAAAATCATATACGCAGATTGCATCTTGAAAGACCGGACCGTGAGGTGAGATTATCACTATAGTCTCTGGCTTCAGCCTTACTATTTCTTCTCCTACTCGGTGGGCAGCTTCTATAGAGTTTTTAACTTTTAACGTCTCCTTTTTGCCCACTTCCTCAATCATTATTGCAGGATGAGGCATCAGGAAACATCCAACTATTCCCATAAAGGCCTCTTTGCCCGGCGTTCAAACCGGGGCTGGGTTATTTTTATACCGCCTTTTCCTGCGGGGACCCCAGCAGGCGGATTTTCCCCCGATTTTAATAAATATTTTCATACTTTATTATACCACTTCCCGCAGATGGTATTTAGTCTCATTTTCGCTTAAAATTAAGATTTATAAATGTATGTATAAAGAAGGATAAACTAAAAACATGAAGAATATTATAGCAAATTACAGTTTTTGAAAGGGGGATAATTTATGGATTGCAAGACGATAATGGCAATCCTAGTCGACAATCGGACCCACTCGGCTCCAAAAGTACAGGAAATTCTTACAAAGTACGGGTGCAACATCAAAGTTCGCCTAGGCTTGCACGAAGTCGATGAAAGGCACTGCTCCGACGAGGGGCTCATAATCCTTCAGCTTTGCGGTTCGGAAGAGGATATACAAAATCTAGAAAAGGAACTCAACTCGCTTGAAAGGGTAAAGGCCAAGAAGATAACGTTATCTTTGTGAGGCAATTTTTAAGGGCGCCGTCTTCCGGCGCCTTTCTACACAGCGCTACCTTTCCACCTTGCAAGATTCCTCTTTGCGTTTTCCTTTACTCTTTCTATGTGTTCTTTCGTCACCGGCCGCTCGAAGCTCCTGAATCCCGCCAGTTTAAAGCCGTGCTTTTTGGCAAGCCGCGATATTTCTTCCACCTGCTCTACTGTCAAATCTCTGCCGAGAGTAAAGCACTCGTACCGCCGCTCCAGCGCGAGTATCATGGTTTCGGCCATGCAGGCATAGCACGTCTTCGGCTCGAATCCGAAATTGAAATTGAAGTTCACATCTCCGGGCACTTCCACCACGCCGCCCTCGATGATCAGAACGTCGTCGCGCTTTTCGGCCACTTCTTTGGAAACATCTCTCGGCCTTGCCACATCGCACACCACCGCGCCGGGCTTTAAGTCTTCAGCTTCGATTACGGTATCCACGCTGCTTGTTACAGTAATCACAACATCCGCCTTCTTCAAGGCATTTTTTGCGTTAGAGGTAATTCGCACCGAAAGCCCCGTTTCACGCAGGATTTTCTCGGCAATAGCTTCGAGCCTCTGCGTATTCCTCCCAACCAATGTCAAAAAACGGGCATCCTTCGCCAGAATTTCCGCGCATACTTTCCCGATGGAGCCAGTCGCACCTATTATCACTACCTCGGCATCCCTTATGTCCTTCCCCATCAGCTCCGCTGCCTTCACAGCCCCCTCAACTGCAGTCGCTACGGTATAGCTGTTTCCCGTCGTAACGGGTATGTTCAAGTTCTTCGATATGGTAATTCCCGCATCCCCCACTACCGAAGTAAAGGCCCCCAAGCCCACTATCTTAGCACCTAGCTTTTCGGCAAGCTTTCCCGCTCTTATTATCTTTTTTATCACGAAATCTTCGGGAATAGTCATCATCTGCCGGGTAGTAAGGGGACAGCCTACGAACCAACCTTCCACCTCGTTGTACGGTGATTTTACTCCTGTTATGTGAGAAACCTTCACCGGCGGAAGGTGCTTTATAATTCCTTCTATGACCTTTTCCGGCCACGACCTCATGAATTTGAATTTTCTCGTCGCATCGTAAGTATCGATGGGATGAATTATAAATGCGAAACTATCCATTTCAACCACCTCTTTTTTTAATTTAATTTCTCTATGCGCGGCAAAAAGCCTATTTTTTCTAAAAGCTCCTCGTAATCATTAGGAGTAAGCTCATTATACGGTTTTCCCGCAAGGGAAACAAGGACCGCCTCCATTACGTTGGTGCCGAAAGACCTGCCTTCTAGCTCAGGAGTCGTCGTAACGAGCATCTTAACGCCTTTTTCTTTTAACATCCCAACGTCTTCGGAGGTCACCGTATTTGTTATTATTACCTTCCCTTGAAGCTTCTCGGGCATATACCTCTTTATGTAATGAAAGTCCCCCGCGATGATATCCGCTTCTTCGAAAAATTTGCTGAACCTGGATTTGTTTACTTCCTGTTTTTCCCCTGTAGGATAAAGCATCTCGAAGGGCAATCTTGACAGTACCGGCACCAGTATCCTCGCCAAAAAATCTATGACCTTTAGCGAATGGAGGGGAATGGGTATGCCCAGTGCAAATATTAAATCGCCGTAGGTCATCAATGCACCCGTCTTTTCCAGGGCTTGTGCCATGCCGAACCGATCGGTGGCCGCGACTAAAAGCACCTTTTTCCCTTTAAAATCAAGAATTTTTTCTTTATCCAAGTATTCAATGACCTTTCTTTCCAGGGTATTTTTAAGCCCCGAGCCGTCCACCACGGGCGATATTCTGGCACAAGCAGCCAGCTTTGCGGCATCTTTTATAATGTAGCGTTTTTTCCCAGCATAAAGGTAAAGATCGATGCCCCCGAGGCCAAATGCGCTAACCTTGCCATCGTACTGCCTTATGAGTTCGGCCGCCTTTTGCTTGTCCCCATCGGTACCCACACGCTCTATAAGAAATTCCTCTCCCAATATATTCACCTTTACCTTATGGTTTCTCTTCGACGAACCTAAGCTCACACTCATCACATGCTTCACAGTTCATCACTCCCTTATCTTTCTTATAATCTCCCTCAGGTAATCGGGCTCCACGTAAACATCTTCTTTCATTGGAGACCGCCCTATCTCTATTGCAACCACCTCGTTATCGAGAAGCGCCCTGAAAAGTTTTATCCGCTGGTCGGAGCCCAAAATAATCACCACGTCGTGCTGCCTCACCTTGTAAATCAGACCCATAATTTCGTTTACCAACTCTATCCCGGATTTTTTATAAACGAAATCCCACCGCTCTCTGTCGGTCATGAGGAGGAGGAAATCCACCCCTTCTTCCCGGGCAACCTTTTCTATTTCAGCGGTATTTTTAAGCGGAAAGCCAATCAGAGCTATGGTTTTTCCCTTTCTTACTTCGCCCAAATTTTCTATTCTCGAAATGAAGGACCTGTCAATGCCGAATCTTTTCGCCACCTCAGCCTGAGACAATCCCTTTTGCCTTAAGGACAACATCTCCTCCAGCACAGCAATTATTTTCGTCATGCTTATCAGTTTGTCTCCTATGCGTATGAGGTCCATGCTCTCACCTGCCGTGCACAATTTTGTGCTCATTTTTTATTCTACATCATAATAAGATAGAAAATCAACAAAAATAAAAAAACCCATGTCAGTGCCATGGGTCTTGCGGAAATCTCATAAGAATTTTTTTTAGATTTCTCATCTCAACCGGAGAGTCGTCGTGAAGCATGCCCTTTTTAAGCCCCTGAAGCGCCCTTACTCCTCTTTCCGTGGAAATCTCAAGGTCCTGCGTAATCCTGGATAATGTCTTTTTTCTTGCTTCGCTCAAGGATTCAAAGATATCAAGCCCTTCTTTCAATTGTTTCTTTAATTCCTCCCCAAGGTAAATCGAGGTCATACGGGTCATGGGATTACCGCAAACGCCGCTTCCCGTTACCCCAAATACTTCGGGAAGTTTGTGCGCGATTCCTACTTCCACCGACCACTTCAGCTCTTCGGCTTCCCTCTGCATGCAGACCCTCAAGGTTTTAGGAGTGCAGAGAGCGTAATTTTTCAAAGACCTGATAATGGCATGCTCAACTGTGTGCGCCTGCTGGGGCTCTATTTCTTCCCGGCTAAGGCGGGCCACTATGGCCACCTTTTTGCCCGTCTCGTATTCCCACCCGTAAATTGTTATCTCCATGCTCTTTCTGTCGGAACCGAAAGTGGTATAGCCACCCGCAGGTCGCCACCCCGCACCGCAAATCACGGGATATCCGCTTTCTCTCAGTTCAGTAA is part of the Caldanaerovirga acetigignens genome and harbors:
- the rpmE gene encoding 50S ribosomal protein L31, translated to MKKGIHPNYGKAIVRCACGETFETGSTKPEIHVEICSKCHPFFTGKQKLVDTGGRVERFKKKYGIKDEE
- the amrS gene encoding AmmeMemoRadiSam system radical SAM enzyme, whose translation is MPIKEAMFYEKEEGELTRCLLCPHHCVISPGRSGACRVRKNIKGVLYSTNYGRISSLGMDPIEKKPLYHFYPGSLIFSVGSFGCNFRCKFCQNWQIAQVTEVPTEYVPAERLIKIAKSQPGNIGIAYTYNEPSIWYEYVLECVRLAKKEGLKNVLVTNGFIEMEPLEQLLPYVDAMNIDVKAYTEDFYRDLTSGSLSAVKRTVERAQETCHVEITTLLIPGLNDRDEEIEALACWLSSIRRDIPLHLTRYFPNYKMNLPPTPVITLKRAREKASKYLDYVYTGNIADEVGSNTYCPRCGEAVIRRYGYMVQVKIRDAKCPKCGYEISVVS
- a CDS encoding quinate 5-dehydrogenase, producing MKHVMSVSLGSSKRNHKVKVNILGEEFLIERVGTDGDKQKAAELIRQYDGKVSAFGLGGIDLYLYAGKKRYIIKDAAKLAACARISPVVDGSGLKNTLERKVIEYLDKEKILDFKGKKVLLVAATDRFGMAQALEKTGALMTYGDLIFALGIPIPLHSLKVIDFLARILVPVLSRLPFEMLYPTGEKQEVNKSRFSKFFEEADIIAGDFHYIKRYMPEKLQGKVIITNTVTSEDVGMLKEKGVKMLVTTTPELEGRSFGTNVMEAVLVSLAGKPYNELTPNDYEELLEKIGFLPRIEKLN
- the amrA gene encoding AmmeMemoRadiSam system protein A, with protein sequence MGIVGCFLMPHPAIMIEEVGKKETLKVKNSIEAAHRVGEEIVRLKPETIVIISPHGPVFQDAICVYDFPLKGDFAEFGVPELTLEFVPDEQLKAEVLKKANEKKIPTVKSSIINYSRYGLKKKLDHGVMVPLYFITRHTADIKLVPMSFGMLPYEDLYTFGKAIGEAAESLDKKVVVVASGDLSHRLLPGAPAGFDPEGKVFDEKLISILERFDLDALYDMDQDLIERAGECGLRSIWIMLGTLDGREVKAEVLSYEGPFGVGYCVAAFYPEGKTESWLERLLKRRAEDIKKRRENEDPYVKLARQSLETYVRTGKVIKVPDDLSEEMLKQRAGVFVSIKKRGQLRGCIGTFLPTRKNIAEEIIRNAISAGCEDPRFSPVEPEELPELVYSVDVLTTPEPVDSPDKLDPKKYGVIVKKGARTGLLLPDLEGVDTVEKQLEIALRKAGIRPDEDYEIFRFEVKRHH
- a CDS encoding saccharopine dehydrogenase NADP-binding domain-containing protein is translated as MDSFAFIIHPIDTYDATRKFKFMRSWPEKVIEGIIKHLPPVKVSHITGVKSPYNEVEGWFVGCPLTTRQMMTIPEDFVIKKIIRAGKLAEKLGAKIVGLGAFTSVVGDAGITISKNLNIPVTTGNSYTVATAVEGAVKAAELMGKDIRDAEVVIIGATGSIGKVCAEILAKDARFLTLVGRNTQRLEAIAEKILRETGLSVRITSNAKNALKKADVVITVTSSVDTVIEAEDLKPGAVVCDVARPRDVSKEVAEKRDDVLIIEGGVVEVPGDVNFNFNFGFEPKTCYACMAETMILALERRYECFTLGRDLTVEQVEEISRLAKKHGFKLAGFRSFERPVTKEHIERVKENAKRNLARWKGSAV
- a CDS encoding helix-turn-helix domain-containing protein; this encodes MDLIRIGDKLISMTKIIAVLEEMLSLRQKGLSQAEVAKRFGIDRSFISRIENLGEVRKGKTIALIGFPLKNTAEIEKVAREEGVDFLLLMTDRERWDFVYKKSGIELVNEIMGLIYKVRQHDVVIILGSDQRIKLFRALLDNEVVAIEIGRSPMKEDVYVEPDYLREIIRKIRE